The proteins below are encoded in one region of Equus caballus isolate H_3958 breed thoroughbred chromosome 16, TB-T2T, whole genome shotgun sequence:
- the SLC38A3 gene encoding sodium-coupled neutral amino acid transporter 3 isoform X9 — translation MEAPVQTEMVELVPNGKHSEGLLPVVTPTAGNQRVESPRRSCVEGEGFLQKSPSKEPHFTDFEGKTSFGMSVFNLSNAIMGSGILGLAYAMANTGIILFLFLLTAIALLSSYSIHLLLKSSGIVGIRAYEQLGYRAFGMPGKLAAALAITLQNIGAMSSYLYIIKSELPLVIRAFLNLQDHTSDWYVNGNYLVILVSVIVILPLALMRQLGYLGYSSGFSLSCMVFFLIAVIYKKFHVPCPLPPNSNTTGNVSLTEVIKEEVPLEVETEAAAFCTPSYFTLNIQTAYTIPIMAFAFVCHPEVLPIYTELKDPSKRKMQHISNLSIAVMYVMYFLAALFGYLTFYDGVESELLHTYNKVDPFDVLILCVRVAVLTAVTLTVPIVLFPVRRAIQQMLFQSQEFSWLRHTLIATSLLICINLLVIFAPTILGIFGIIGATSAPCLIFIFPAIFYFRIVPTEKEPARSTPKILVRRAWRCS, via the exons ATGGAGGCACCTGTGCAGACAGAGATGGTGGAGCTGGTGCCCAACGGCAAACACTCGGAGGGGCTACTCCCAGTTGTCACCCCTACGGCAGGCAACCAGAG GGTTGAAAGCCCCAGACGGAGCTGTGTTGAGGGTGAGGGCTTCCTACAGAAAAGCCCCAGCAAGGAGCCGCACTTCACTGAC TTCGAGGGGAAGACATCATTCGGGATGTCAGTGTTCAACCTCAGCAATGCCATCATGGGCAGTGGCATCCTCGGGCTCGCCTACGCCATGGCCAATACGGGCATCATCCTTTTCCT GTTCCTGTTGACAGCCATTGCCCTGCTCTCCAGCTACTCCATCCACCTGCTACTCAAGTCCTCAGGGATTGTGG GCATCCGTGCCTATGAGCAGCTGGGCTACCGTGCCTTTGGGATGCCAGGAAAGCTGGCAGCGGCCCTGGCCATCACACTGCAGAACAttggag ccatGTCCAGCTACCTGTACATCATCAAGTCGGAGCTGCCCCTCGTCATACGGGCCTTCCTGAACCTTCAGGATCACACCTC GGACTGGTACGTGAATGGGAACTACCTGGTGATCCTGGTCTCTGTCATTGTCATTCTGCCCCTGGCACTGATGCGGCAGCTTG GCTACCTGGGTTACTCCAGCGGTTTCTCTCTCAGCTGTATGGTGTTCTTCCTAATTGCA GTCATCTACAAAAAGTTTCATGTGCCCTGTCCGCTGCCCCCCAACTCCAACACCACAGGCAACGTCAGCCTCACGGAGGTCATCAAGGAGGAGGTACCACTGGAGGTGGAGACTGAGGCCGCAGCCTTCTGCACCCCAAGCTACTTCACACTCAACATACAG ACGGCATACACTATCCCCATCATGGCCTTCGCCTTTGTCTGCCACCCCGAGGTGCTGCCCATCTATACAGAACTCAAAGA CCCCTCCAAGAGGAAGATGCAGCACATCTCCAACCTGTCCATCGCCGTCATGTATGTCATGTACTTCCTGGCTGCCCTCTTCGGCTACCTCACCTTCTACG ACGGGGTGGAGTCAGAGCTGCTGCACACCTACAACAAGGTGGACCCATTTGATGTGCTGatcctgtgtgtgcgtgtggctGTGCTGACGGCAGTCACGCTCACAGTGCCAATTGTTCTGTTTCCG GTGCGCCGCGCCATCCAGCAGATGCTCTTTCAGAGCCAGGAGTTCAGTTGGCTGCGGCACACGCTCATTGCCACTAGCCTACTCATTTGTATCAACCTGCTGGTCATCTTTGCCCCCACCATCCTGGGCATCTTCGGGATCATTG GTGCCACATCTGCCCCATGCCTCATCTTCATCTTCCCTGCCATCTTCTACTTCCGCATCGTGCCCACTGAGAAGGAACCGGCAAGGTCTACCCCCAAAATCCTGGTGCGAAGGGCCTGGAG GTGTTCCTGA
- the SLC38A3 gene encoding sodium-coupled neutral amino acid transporter 3 isoform X2, with product MRSRLALSQHPCPSPSTLYVGRLPQHGLPRGDMSTPGIRTGKPQAAEVECANLTAAPPGWPHRRDTLSQRRRGVISDCIGVRASAPRGGARAMEAPVQTEMVELVPNGKHSEGLLPVVTPTAGNQRVESPRRSCVEGEGFLQKSPSKEPHFTDFEGKTSFGMSVFNLSNAIMGSGILGLAYAMANTGIILFLFLLTAIALLSSYSIHLLLKSSGIVGIRAYEQLGYRAFGMPGKLAAALAITLQNIGAMSSYLYIIKSELPLVIRAFLNLQDHTSDWYVNGNYLVILVSVIVILPLALMRQLGYLGYSSGFSLSCMVFFLIAVIYKKFHVPCPLPPNSNTTGNVSLTEVIKEEVPLEVETEAAAFCTPSYFTLNIQTAYTIPIMAFAFVCHPEVLPIYTELKDPSKRKMQHISNLSIAVMYVMYFLAALFGYLTFYDGVESELLHTYNKVDPFDVLILCVRVAVLTAVTLTVPIVLFPVRRAIQQMLFQSQEFSWLRHTLIATSLLICINLLVIFAPTILGIFGIIGATSAPCLIFIFPAIFYFRIVPTEKEPARSTPKILVRRAWRCS from the exons ATGAGAAGCAG actggccctgagccaacatccgtgtccatctccctctactttatacgtgggacgcctaccacagcatggcttgccaaggggtgacatgtctacacccgggatccgaaccggcaaaccccaggccgctgaagtggaatgtgcaaacttaaccgctgcaccaccaggctggccccacaggaGGGACACTTTGTCTCAGCGAAGGAGGGGAGTG ATTTCTGACTGTATTGGTGTGAGAGCCAGTGCTCCTCGTGGTGGTGCCCGAGCCATGGAGGCACCTGTGCAGACAGAGATGGTGGAGCTGGTGCCCAACGGCAAACACTCGGAGGGGCTACTCCCAGTTGTCACCCCTACGGCAGGCAACCAGAG GGTTGAAAGCCCCAGACGGAGCTGTGTTGAGGGTGAGGGCTTCCTACAGAAAAGCCCCAGCAAGGAGCCGCACTTCACTGAC TTCGAGGGGAAGACATCATTCGGGATGTCAGTGTTCAACCTCAGCAATGCCATCATGGGCAGTGGCATCCTCGGGCTCGCCTACGCCATGGCCAATACGGGCATCATCCTTTTCCT GTTCCTGTTGACAGCCATTGCCCTGCTCTCCAGCTACTCCATCCACCTGCTACTCAAGTCCTCAGGGATTGTGG GCATCCGTGCCTATGAGCAGCTGGGCTACCGTGCCTTTGGGATGCCAGGAAAGCTGGCAGCGGCCCTGGCCATCACACTGCAGAACAttggag ccatGTCCAGCTACCTGTACATCATCAAGTCGGAGCTGCCCCTCGTCATACGGGCCTTCCTGAACCTTCAGGATCACACCTC GGACTGGTACGTGAATGGGAACTACCTGGTGATCCTGGTCTCTGTCATTGTCATTCTGCCCCTGGCACTGATGCGGCAGCTTG GCTACCTGGGTTACTCCAGCGGTTTCTCTCTCAGCTGTATGGTGTTCTTCCTAATTGCA GTCATCTACAAAAAGTTTCATGTGCCCTGTCCGCTGCCCCCCAACTCCAACACCACAGGCAACGTCAGCCTCACGGAGGTCATCAAGGAGGAGGTACCACTGGAGGTGGAGACTGAGGCCGCAGCCTTCTGCACCCCAAGCTACTTCACACTCAACATACAG ACGGCATACACTATCCCCATCATGGCCTTCGCCTTTGTCTGCCACCCCGAGGTGCTGCCCATCTATACAGAACTCAAAGA CCCCTCCAAGAGGAAGATGCAGCACATCTCCAACCTGTCCATCGCCGTCATGTATGTCATGTACTTCCTGGCTGCCCTCTTCGGCTACCTCACCTTCTACG ACGGGGTGGAGTCAGAGCTGCTGCACACCTACAACAAGGTGGACCCATTTGATGTGCTGatcctgtgtgtgcgtgtggctGTGCTGACGGCAGTCACGCTCACAGTGCCAATTGTTCTGTTTCCG GTGCGCCGCGCCATCCAGCAGATGCTCTTTCAGAGCCAGGAGTTCAGTTGGCTGCGGCACACGCTCATTGCCACTAGCCTACTCATTTGTATCAACCTGCTGGTCATCTTTGCCCCCACCATCCTGGGCATCTTCGGGATCATTG GTGCCACATCTGCCCCATGCCTCATCTTCATCTTCCCTGCCATCTTCTACTTCCGCATCGTGCCCACTGAGAAGGAACCGGCAAGGTCTACCCCCAAAATCCTGGTGCGAAGGGCCTGGAG GTGTTCCTGA
- the SLC38A3 gene encoding sodium-coupled neutral amino acid transporter 3 isoform X6, with amino-acid sequence MEAPVQTEMVELVPNGKHSEGLLPVVTPTAGNQRVESPRRSCVEGEGFLQKSPSKEPHFTDFEGKTSFGMSVFNLSNAIMGSGILGLAYAMANTGIILFLFLLTAIALLSSYSIHLLLKSSGIVGIRAYEQLGYRAFGMPGKLAAALAITLQNIGAMSSYLYIIKSELPLVIRAFLNLQDHTSDWYVNGNYLVILVSVIVILPLALMRQLGYLGYSSGFSLSCMVFFLIAVIYKKFHVPCPLPPNSNTTGNVSLTEVIKEEVPLEVETEAAAFCTPSYFTLNIQTAYTIPIMAFAFVCHPEVLPIYTELKDPSKRKMQHISNLSIAVMYVMYFLAALFGYLTFYDGVESELLHTYNKVDPFDVLILCVRVAVLTAVTLTVPIVLFPVRRAIQQMLFQSQEFSWLRHTLIATSLLICINLLVIFAPTILGIFGIIGATSAPCLIFIFPAIFYFRIVPTEKEPARSTPKILALCFAVLGLLLMTMSLSFIIIDWVSGTGHHGGSH; translated from the exons ATGGAGGCACCTGTGCAGACAGAGATGGTGGAGCTGGTGCCCAACGGCAAACACTCGGAGGGGCTACTCCCAGTTGTCACCCCTACGGCAGGCAACCAGAG GGTTGAAAGCCCCAGACGGAGCTGTGTTGAGGGTGAGGGCTTCCTACAGAAAAGCCCCAGCAAGGAGCCGCACTTCACTGAC TTCGAGGGGAAGACATCATTCGGGATGTCAGTGTTCAACCTCAGCAATGCCATCATGGGCAGTGGCATCCTCGGGCTCGCCTACGCCATGGCCAATACGGGCATCATCCTTTTCCT GTTCCTGTTGACAGCCATTGCCCTGCTCTCCAGCTACTCCATCCACCTGCTACTCAAGTCCTCAGGGATTGTGG GCATCCGTGCCTATGAGCAGCTGGGCTACCGTGCCTTTGGGATGCCAGGAAAGCTGGCAGCGGCCCTGGCCATCACACTGCAGAACAttggag ccatGTCCAGCTACCTGTACATCATCAAGTCGGAGCTGCCCCTCGTCATACGGGCCTTCCTGAACCTTCAGGATCACACCTC GGACTGGTACGTGAATGGGAACTACCTGGTGATCCTGGTCTCTGTCATTGTCATTCTGCCCCTGGCACTGATGCGGCAGCTTG GCTACCTGGGTTACTCCAGCGGTTTCTCTCTCAGCTGTATGGTGTTCTTCCTAATTGCA GTCATCTACAAAAAGTTTCATGTGCCCTGTCCGCTGCCCCCCAACTCCAACACCACAGGCAACGTCAGCCTCACGGAGGTCATCAAGGAGGAGGTACCACTGGAGGTGGAGACTGAGGCCGCAGCCTTCTGCACCCCAAGCTACTTCACACTCAACATACAG ACGGCATACACTATCCCCATCATGGCCTTCGCCTTTGTCTGCCACCCCGAGGTGCTGCCCATCTATACAGAACTCAAAGA CCCCTCCAAGAGGAAGATGCAGCACATCTCCAACCTGTCCATCGCCGTCATGTATGTCATGTACTTCCTGGCTGCCCTCTTCGGCTACCTCACCTTCTACG ACGGGGTGGAGTCAGAGCTGCTGCACACCTACAACAAGGTGGACCCATTTGATGTGCTGatcctgtgtgtgcgtgtggctGTGCTGACGGCAGTCACGCTCACAGTGCCAATTGTTCTGTTTCCG GTGCGCCGCGCCATCCAGCAGATGCTCTTTCAGAGCCAGGAGTTCAGTTGGCTGCGGCACACGCTCATTGCCACTAGCCTACTCATTTGTATCAACCTGCTGGTCATCTTTGCCCCCACCATCCTGGGCATCTTCGGGATCATTG GTGCCACATCTGCCCCATGCCTCATCTTCATCTTCCCTGCCATCTTCTACTTCCGCATCGTGCCCACTGAGAAGGAACCGGCAAGGTCTACCCCCAAAATCCTG GCCCTTTGTTTCGCTGTGCTTGGCCTCTTGCTGATGACCATGAGCTTGAGCTTCATCATCATTGATTGGGTCTCGGGGACTGGCCATCATGGAGGAAGCCACTAG
- the SLC38A3 gene encoding sodium-coupled neutral amino acid transporter 3 isoform X3, which produces MSTPGIRTGKPQAAEVECANLTAAPPGWPHRRDTLSQRRRGVISDCIGVRASAPRGGARAMEAPVQTEMVELVPNGKHSEGLLPVVTPTAGNQRVESPRRSCVEGEGFLQKSPSKEPHFTDFEGKTSFGMSVFNLSNAIMGSGILGLAYAMANTGIILFLFLLTAIALLSSYSIHLLLKSSGIVGIRAYEQLGYRAFGMPGKLAAALAITLQNIGAMSSYLYIIKSELPLVIRAFLNLQDHTSDWYVNGNYLVILVSVIVILPLALMRQLGYLGYSSGFSLSCMVFFLIAVIYKKFHVPCPLPPNSNTTGNVSLTEVIKEEVPLEVETEAAAFCTPSYFTLNIQTAYTIPIMAFAFVCHPEVLPIYTELKDPSKRKMQHISNLSIAVMYVMYFLAALFGYLTFYDGVESELLHTYNKVDPFDVLILCVRVAVLTAVTLTVPIVLFPVRRAIQQMLFQSQEFSWLRHTLIATSLLICINLLVIFAPTILGIFGIIGATSAPCLIFIFPAIFYFRIVPTEKEPARSTPKILALCFAVLGLLLMTMSLSFIIIDWVSGTGHHGGSH; this is translated from the exons atgtctacacccgggatccgaaccggcaaaccccaggccgctgaagtggaatgtgcaaacttaaccgctgcaccaccaggctggccccacaggaGGGACACTTTGTCTCAGCGAAGGAGGGGAGTG ATTTCTGACTGTATTGGTGTGAGAGCCAGTGCTCCTCGTGGTGGTGCCCGAGCCATGGAGGCACCTGTGCAGACAGAGATGGTGGAGCTGGTGCCCAACGGCAAACACTCGGAGGGGCTACTCCCAGTTGTCACCCCTACGGCAGGCAACCAGAG GGTTGAAAGCCCCAGACGGAGCTGTGTTGAGGGTGAGGGCTTCCTACAGAAAAGCCCCAGCAAGGAGCCGCACTTCACTGAC TTCGAGGGGAAGACATCATTCGGGATGTCAGTGTTCAACCTCAGCAATGCCATCATGGGCAGTGGCATCCTCGGGCTCGCCTACGCCATGGCCAATACGGGCATCATCCTTTTCCT GTTCCTGTTGACAGCCATTGCCCTGCTCTCCAGCTACTCCATCCACCTGCTACTCAAGTCCTCAGGGATTGTGG GCATCCGTGCCTATGAGCAGCTGGGCTACCGTGCCTTTGGGATGCCAGGAAAGCTGGCAGCGGCCCTGGCCATCACACTGCAGAACAttggag ccatGTCCAGCTACCTGTACATCATCAAGTCGGAGCTGCCCCTCGTCATACGGGCCTTCCTGAACCTTCAGGATCACACCTC GGACTGGTACGTGAATGGGAACTACCTGGTGATCCTGGTCTCTGTCATTGTCATTCTGCCCCTGGCACTGATGCGGCAGCTTG GCTACCTGGGTTACTCCAGCGGTTTCTCTCTCAGCTGTATGGTGTTCTTCCTAATTGCA GTCATCTACAAAAAGTTTCATGTGCCCTGTCCGCTGCCCCCCAACTCCAACACCACAGGCAACGTCAGCCTCACGGAGGTCATCAAGGAGGAGGTACCACTGGAGGTGGAGACTGAGGCCGCAGCCTTCTGCACCCCAAGCTACTTCACACTCAACATACAG ACGGCATACACTATCCCCATCATGGCCTTCGCCTTTGTCTGCCACCCCGAGGTGCTGCCCATCTATACAGAACTCAAAGA CCCCTCCAAGAGGAAGATGCAGCACATCTCCAACCTGTCCATCGCCGTCATGTATGTCATGTACTTCCTGGCTGCCCTCTTCGGCTACCTCACCTTCTACG ACGGGGTGGAGTCAGAGCTGCTGCACACCTACAACAAGGTGGACCCATTTGATGTGCTGatcctgtgtgtgcgtgtggctGTGCTGACGGCAGTCACGCTCACAGTGCCAATTGTTCTGTTTCCG GTGCGCCGCGCCATCCAGCAGATGCTCTTTCAGAGCCAGGAGTTCAGTTGGCTGCGGCACACGCTCATTGCCACTAGCCTACTCATTTGTATCAACCTGCTGGTCATCTTTGCCCCCACCATCCTGGGCATCTTCGGGATCATTG GTGCCACATCTGCCCCATGCCTCATCTTCATCTTCCCTGCCATCTTCTACTTCCGCATCGTGCCCACTGAGAAGGAACCGGCAAGGTCTACCCCCAAAATCCTG GCCCTTTGTTTCGCTGTGCTTGGCCTCTTGCTGATGACCATGAGCTTGAGCTTCATCATCATTGATTGGGTCTCGGGGACTGGCCATCATGGAGGAAGCCACTAG
- the SLC38A3 gene encoding sodium-coupled neutral amino acid transporter 3 isoform X4 translates to MSESPPWKSPFPQISDCIGVRASAPRGGARAMEAPVQTEMVELVPNGKHSEGLLPVVTPTAGNQRVESPRRSCVEGEGFLQKSPSKEPHFTDFEGKTSFGMSVFNLSNAIMGSGILGLAYAMANTGIILFLFLLTAIALLSSYSIHLLLKSSGIVGIRAYEQLGYRAFGMPGKLAAALAITLQNIGAMSSYLYIIKSELPLVIRAFLNLQDHTSDWYVNGNYLVILVSVIVILPLALMRQLGYLGYSSGFSLSCMVFFLIAVIYKKFHVPCPLPPNSNTTGNVSLTEVIKEEVPLEVETEAAAFCTPSYFTLNIQTAYTIPIMAFAFVCHPEVLPIYTELKDPSKRKMQHISNLSIAVMYVMYFLAALFGYLTFYDGVESELLHTYNKVDPFDVLILCVRVAVLTAVTLTVPIVLFPVRRAIQQMLFQSQEFSWLRHTLIATSLLICINLLVIFAPTILGIFGIIGATSAPCLIFIFPAIFYFRIVPTEKEPARSTPKILALCFAVLGLLLMTMSLSFIIIDWVSGTGHHGGSH, encoded by the exons ATTTCTGACTGTATTGGTGTGAGAGCCAGTGCTCCTCGTGGTGGTGCCCGAGCCATGGAGGCACCTGTGCAGACAGAGATGGTGGAGCTGGTGCCCAACGGCAAACACTCGGAGGGGCTACTCCCAGTTGTCACCCCTACGGCAGGCAACCAGAG GGTTGAAAGCCCCAGACGGAGCTGTGTTGAGGGTGAGGGCTTCCTACAGAAAAGCCCCAGCAAGGAGCCGCACTTCACTGAC TTCGAGGGGAAGACATCATTCGGGATGTCAGTGTTCAACCTCAGCAATGCCATCATGGGCAGTGGCATCCTCGGGCTCGCCTACGCCATGGCCAATACGGGCATCATCCTTTTCCT GTTCCTGTTGACAGCCATTGCCCTGCTCTCCAGCTACTCCATCCACCTGCTACTCAAGTCCTCAGGGATTGTGG GCATCCGTGCCTATGAGCAGCTGGGCTACCGTGCCTTTGGGATGCCAGGAAAGCTGGCAGCGGCCCTGGCCATCACACTGCAGAACAttggag ccatGTCCAGCTACCTGTACATCATCAAGTCGGAGCTGCCCCTCGTCATACGGGCCTTCCTGAACCTTCAGGATCACACCTC GGACTGGTACGTGAATGGGAACTACCTGGTGATCCTGGTCTCTGTCATTGTCATTCTGCCCCTGGCACTGATGCGGCAGCTTG GCTACCTGGGTTACTCCAGCGGTTTCTCTCTCAGCTGTATGGTGTTCTTCCTAATTGCA GTCATCTACAAAAAGTTTCATGTGCCCTGTCCGCTGCCCCCCAACTCCAACACCACAGGCAACGTCAGCCTCACGGAGGTCATCAAGGAGGAGGTACCACTGGAGGTGGAGACTGAGGCCGCAGCCTTCTGCACCCCAAGCTACTTCACACTCAACATACAG ACGGCATACACTATCCCCATCATGGCCTTCGCCTTTGTCTGCCACCCCGAGGTGCTGCCCATCTATACAGAACTCAAAGA CCCCTCCAAGAGGAAGATGCAGCACATCTCCAACCTGTCCATCGCCGTCATGTATGTCATGTACTTCCTGGCTGCCCTCTTCGGCTACCTCACCTTCTACG ACGGGGTGGAGTCAGAGCTGCTGCACACCTACAACAAGGTGGACCCATTTGATGTGCTGatcctgtgtgtgcgtgtggctGTGCTGACGGCAGTCACGCTCACAGTGCCAATTGTTCTGTTTCCG GTGCGCCGCGCCATCCAGCAGATGCTCTTTCAGAGCCAGGAGTTCAGTTGGCTGCGGCACACGCTCATTGCCACTAGCCTACTCATTTGTATCAACCTGCTGGTCATCTTTGCCCCCACCATCCTGGGCATCTTCGGGATCATTG GTGCCACATCTGCCCCATGCCTCATCTTCATCTTCCCTGCCATCTTCTACTTCCGCATCGTGCCCACTGAGAAGGAACCGGCAAGGTCTACCCCCAAAATCCTG GCCCTTTGTTTCGCTGTGCTTGGCCTCTTGCTGATGACCATGAGCTTGAGCTTCATCATCATTGATTGGGTCTCGGGGACTGGCCATCATGGAGGAAGCCACTAG
- the SLC38A3 gene encoding sodium-coupled neutral amino acid transporter 3 isoform X1: MRSRLALSQHPCPSPSTLYVGRLPQHGLPRGDMSTPGIRTGKPQAAEVECANLTAAPPGWPHRRDTLSQRRRGVISDCIGVRASAPRGGARAMEAPVQTEMVELVPNGKHSEGLLPVVTPTAGNQRVESPRRSCVEGEGFLQKSPSKEPHFTDFEGKTSFGMSVFNLSNAIMGSGILGLAYAMANTGIILFLFLLTAIALLSSYSIHLLLKSSGIVGIRAYEQLGYRAFGMPGKLAAALAITLQNIGAMSSYLYIIKSELPLVIRAFLNLQDHTSDWYVNGNYLVILVSVIVILPLALMRQLGYLGYSSGFSLSCMVFFLIAVIYKKFHVPCPLPPNSNTTGNVSLTEVIKEEVPLEVETEAAAFCTPSYFTLNIQTAYTIPIMAFAFVCHPEVLPIYTELKDPSKRKMQHISNLSIAVMYVMYFLAALFGYLTFYDGVESELLHTYNKVDPFDVLILCVRVAVLTAVTLTVPIVLFPVRRAIQQMLFQSQEFSWLRHTLIATSLLICINLLVIFAPTILGIFGIIGATSAPCLIFIFPAIFYFRIVPTEKEPARSTPKILALCFAVLGLLLMTMSLSFIIIDWVSGTGHHGGSH, translated from the exons ATGAGAAGCAG actggccctgagccaacatccgtgtccatctccctctactttatacgtgggacgcctaccacagcatggcttgccaaggggtgacatgtctacacccgggatccgaaccggcaaaccccaggccgctgaagtggaatgtgcaaacttaaccgctgcaccaccaggctggccccacaggaGGGACACTTTGTCTCAGCGAAGGAGGGGAGTG ATTTCTGACTGTATTGGTGTGAGAGCCAGTGCTCCTCGTGGTGGTGCCCGAGCCATGGAGGCACCTGTGCAGACAGAGATGGTGGAGCTGGTGCCCAACGGCAAACACTCGGAGGGGCTACTCCCAGTTGTCACCCCTACGGCAGGCAACCAGAG GGTTGAAAGCCCCAGACGGAGCTGTGTTGAGGGTGAGGGCTTCCTACAGAAAAGCCCCAGCAAGGAGCCGCACTTCACTGAC TTCGAGGGGAAGACATCATTCGGGATGTCAGTGTTCAACCTCAGCAATGCCATCATGGGCAGTGGCATCCTCGGGCTCGCCTACGCCATGGCCAATACGGGCATCATCCTTTTCCT GTTCCTGTTGACAGCCATTGCCCTGCTCTCCAGCTACTCCATCCACCTGCTACTCAAGTCCTCAGGGATTGTGG GCATCCGTGCCTATGAGCAGCTGGGCTACCGTGCCTTTGGGATGCCAGGAAAGCTGGCAGCGGCCCTGGCCATCACACTGCAGAACAttggag ccatGTCCAGCTACCTGTACATCATCAAGTCGGAGCTGCCCCTCGTCATACGGGCCTTCCTGAACCTTCAGGATCACACCTC GGACTGGTACGTGAATGGGAACTACCTGGTGATCCTGGTCTCTGTCATTGTCATTCTGCCCCTGGCACTGATGCGGCAGCTTG GCTACCTGGGTTACTCCAGCGGTTTCTCTCTCAGCTGTATGGTGTTCTTCCTAATTGCA GTCATCTACAAAAAGTTTCATGTGCCCTGTCCGCTGCCCCCCAACTCCAACACCACAGGCAACGTCAGCCTCACGGAGGTCATCAAGGAGGAGGTACCACTGGAGGTGGAGACTGAGGCCGCAGCCTTCTGCACCCCAAGCTACTTCACACTCAACATACAG ACGGCATACACTATCCCCATCATGGCCTTCGCCTTTGTCTGCCACCCCGAGGTGCTGCCCATCTATACAGAACTCAAAGA CCCCTCCAAGAGGAAGATGCAGCACATCTCCAACCTGTCCATCGCCGTCATGTATGTCATGTACTTCCTGGCTGCCCTCTTCGGCTACCTCACCTTCTACG ACGGGGTGGAGTCAGAGCTGCTGCACACCTACAACAAGGTGGACCCATTTGATGTGCTGatcctgtgtgtgcgtgtggctGTGCTGACGGCAGTCACGCTCACAGTGCCAATTGTTCTGTTTCCG GTGCGCCGCGCCATCCAGCAGATGCTCTTTCAGAGCCAGGAGTTCAGTTGGCTGCGGCACACGCTCATTGCCACTAGCCTACTCATTTGTATCAACCTGCTGGTCATCTTTGCCCCCACCATCCTGGGCATCTTCGGGATCATTG GTGCCACATCTGCCCCATGCCTCATCTTCATCTTCCCTGCCATCTTCTACTTCCGCATCGTGCCCACTGAGAAGGAACCGGCAAGGTCTACCCCCAAAATCCTG GCCCTTTGTTTCGCTGTGCTTGGCCTCTTGCTGATGACCATGAGCTTGAGCTTCATCATCATTGATTGGGTCTCGGGGACTGGCCATCATGGAGGAAGCCACTAG